One part of the Mya arenaria isolate MELC-2E11 chromosome 3, ASM2691426v1 genome encodes these proteins:
- the LOC128226759 gene encoding neurotrypsin-like isoform X1, with the protein MIFQNLLASTSALLVALVQLGSMDVMGSSKGIKVLPVDLSPSIVYVEKDGIKGFIYPEDWDDNDARVMCKQLGYKSGVALGPWDLGHPLYPYLISNVQCNGTEEHIGNCKFNETSPLFNLYRRNRIAARVHCINETVRLQPNVTFGAIQVWDRDNYRLVCAEGFDDLAAQAVCRSLGFTYGKSICCSAFGRMDYSIVYSNINCTGIESSILECDYVKYFANCTSEHYASVACSNSPENEEFELKIHQSGKVTTRHFDNSGFICANGFDDTEATVICKEMGYKGGSAYFHSRHTKYSTVPLLGVPWLANIACEGTEKYLGKCGKINWGSVGTCDENRLPAVYCYNKTGFSFALVNGTDKDNGLVVFTVDDKEGAICLRDSVTEERQKLAAIVCKQLGYGNGGLLLNGTDAENEFTARKLFPGKSDMFITKIKCKGNESSLAECTFRILEGRYDFPEDWISITLDGCESSSCYRTRSYNRGYAFLNELSCWAGKRRLVVKCFL; encoded by the exons GAATTAAGGTCCTTCCTGTTGATCTGTCACCTTCAATAGTGTATGTGGAGAAAGACGGAATAAAGGGTTTTATCTACCCTGAAGATTGGGATGACAATGACGCCCGAGTCATGTGTAAACAGCTGGGTTATAAATCAGGAGTCGCCCTCGGGCCCTGGGATCTAG GACATCCATTATACCCTTACTTGATATCAAACGTGCAATGTAATGGAACAGAAGAACACATCGGGAATtgcaaattcaatgaaacatcCCCTCTGTTTAACCTTTACCGACGCAATCGCATCGCAGCAAGAGTGCATTGTATAAATGAAACAG TCCGTCTCCAACCCAACGTGACATTTGGCGCGATTCAAGTATGGGACAGGGATAACTATCGCCTTGTGTGTGCGGAAGGCTTTGATGATCTTGCTGCTCAAGCAGTGTGTCGATCCCTTGGATTCACCTACGGGAAAAGCATTTGCTGCTCCGCTTTTGGAAGGATGGATTACAGCATTGTTTATAGCAATATCAATTGTACTGGTATCGAGTCAAGTATACTCGAATGCGATTATGTTAAATACTTTGCCAACTGCACCAGTGAACATTACGCCTCTGTAGCGTGTTCGAATAGTCCTGAAAATGAAg AATTTGAATTAAAGATACATCAGTCTGGAAAAGTTACCACTAGACATTTTGATAATTCGGGCTTTATCTGCGCTAATGGTTTTGACGATACAGAAGCGACAGTTATTTGCAAGGAGATGGGATATAAAGGTGGATCTGCGTACTTCCATTCAAGGCATACGAAATATTCAACAGTCCCACTTCTag GAGTTCCATGGTTAGCAAATATTGCCTGCGAGGGAACCGAGAAGTATCTCGGGAAATGTGGAAAAATCAATTGGGGCTCAGTTGGAACTTGCGATGAAAACAGATTACCTGCAGTTTACTGTTACAACAAAACGG gTTTTTCTTTTGCCCTTGTAAATGGAACAGACAAAGATAATGGGCTTGTTGTGTTCACCGTAGATGATAAAGAGGGTGCGATATGCCTACGCGATTCTGTTACAGAAGAACGACAAAAACTTGCAGCCATAGTATGCAAACAACTTGGATATGGAAACGGCGGCCTTCTTTTGAATGGTACTGATGCTGAGAATGAGTTCACTGCAAGGAAATTATTTCCTGGAAAGTCGGATATGTTTATAACCAAGATAAAGTGTAAAGGAAATGAGAGCAGCCTAGCGGAGTGCACCTTTAGGATTTTAGAAGGAAGGTATGATTTCCCTGAGGATTGGATATCGATTACTCTGGACGGTTGTGAAAGCAGTTCTTGTTATAGAACACGATCATACAACCGAGGGTATGCGTTTTTAAACGAACTCTCGTGTTGGGCTGGAAAACGACGTCTCGTTGTGAAATGCTTCCTTTAA
- the LOC128226759 gene encoding lysyl oxidase homolog 2-like isoform X2: MIFQNLLASTSALLVALVQLGSMDVMGSSKGIKVLPVDLSPSIVYVEKDGIKGFIYPEDWDDNDARVMCKQLGYKSGVALGPWDLGHPLYPYLISNVQCNGTEEHIGNCKFNETSPLFNLYRRNRIAARVHCINETVRLQPNVTFGAIQVWDRDNYRLVCAEGFDDLAAQAVCRSLGFTYGKSICCSAFGRMDYSIVYSNINCTGIESSILECDYVKYFANCTSEHYASVACSNSPENEEFELKIHQSGKVTTRHFDNSGFICANGFDDTEATVICKEMGYKGGSAYFHSRHTKYSTVPLLGVPWLANIACEGTEKYLGKCGKINWGSVGTCDENRLPAVYCYNKTATVFCLHATVQGADVFFLIPTC; this comes from the exons GAATTAAGGTCCTTCCTGTTGATCTGTCACCTTCAATAGTGTATGTGGAGAAAGACGGAATAAAGGGTTTTATCTACCCTGAAGATTGGGATGACAATGACGCCCGAGTCATGTGTAAACAGCTGGGTTATAAATCAGGAGTCGCCCTCGGGCCCTGGGATCTAG GACATCCATTATACCCTTACTTGATATCAAACGTGCAATGTAATGGAACAGAAGAACACATCGGGAATtgcaaattcaatgaaacatcCCCTCTGTTTAACCTTTACCGACGCAATCGCATCGCAGCAAGAGTGCATTGTATAAATGAAACAG TCCGTCTCCAACCCAACGTGACATTTGGCGCGATTCAAGTATGGGACAGGGATAACTATCGCCTTGTGTGTGCGGAAGGCTTTGATGATCTTGCTGCTCAAGCAGTGTGTCGATCCCTTGGATTCACCTACGGGAAAAGCATTTGCTGCTCCGCTTTTGGAAGGATGGATTACAGCATTGTTTATAGCAATATCAATTGTACTGGTATCGAGTCAAGTATACTCGAATGCGATTATGTTAAATACTTTGCCAACTGCACCAGTGAACATTACGCCTCTGTAGCGTGTTCGAATAGTCCTGAAAATGAAg AATTTGAATTAAAGATACATCAGTCTGGAAAAGTTACCACTAGACATTTTGATAATTCGGGCTTTATCTGCGCTAATGGTTTTGACGATACAGAAGCGACAGTTATTTGCAAGGAGATGGGATATAAAGGTGGATCTGCGTACTTCCATTCAAGGCATACGAAATATTCAACAGTCCCACTTCTag GAGTTCCATGGTTAGCAAATATTGCCTGCGAGGGAACCGAGAAGTATCTCGGGAAATGTGGAAAAATCAATTGGGGCTCAGTTGGAACTTGCGATGAAAACAGATTACCTGCAGTTTACTGTTACAACAAAACGG CTACAGTTTTTTGTTTACACGCGACGGTACAAGGGGCCGATGTCTTCTTTCTCATACCAACATGTTAG